From the genome of Brevibacterium sp. JSBI002, one region includes:
- a CDS encoding ABC transporter ATP-binding protein, whose translation MAETVLDIADVTFRRGQTQILHGIDLRIGAGEHWVLIGPNGAGKSTLLSFASAQVFPTSGTVDILGSRMGRVELAALRRLIGHVNPRHPLRSNLTVREVVLTGLTGTVERPMRWEPSPEDVAKADSLIAEVGLESRADAGWKVLSQGERGKALVARSLIADPQLLLFDEPTTGLDVAAREQLLETIDYLSVHSPELATLLVTHHLEEIPETTTHAALISDGRLTAAGPIAEVLTSEQVSAAFDHPIEVGFADRRWSARAVRSGAVLG comes from the coding sequence GTGGCCGAGACCGTCCTCGATATCGCTGATGTGACGTTCCGGCGTGGGCAGACGCAGATCCTCCACGGCATCGATCTGCGCATCGGTGCCGGCGAGCACTGGGTGCTCATCGGGCCGAACGGGGCGGGGAAGTCCACTTTGCTGAGCTTCGCCTCGGCGCAGGTGTTCCCGACCTCGGGCACCGTTGATATCCTCGGCTCCCGGATGGGCCGGGTCGAGCTCGCGGCCCTGCGCCGCCTCATCGGACACGTGAATCCGCGCCATCCGCTGCGGTCGAACCTCACCGTCCGCGAGGTTGTCCTTACCGGGCTGACCGGCACCGTCGAACGTCCCATGCGGTGGGAGCCCTCACCGGAGGATGTTGCGAAGGCCGATTCCCTCATCGCCGAGGTAGGGCTGGAGTCCCGCGCCGACGCGGGGTGGAAAGTGCTGTCCCAGGGAGAGCGGGGCAAGGCGCTCGTCGCACGTTCCCTCATCGCGGACCCGCAGCTGCTGCTCTTCGACGAGCCGACCACCGGCCTCGATGTAGCTGCGCGGGAGCAGCTGTTGGAGACCATCGACTACCTCTCCGTGCACTCGCCCGAGCTGGCAACACTGCTGGTCACCCACCATCTCGAGGAGATCCCCGAGACCACGACGCATGCCGCGCTCATCTCCGACGGTCGGCTGACCGCCGCCGGTCCCATCGCCGAGGTGCTCACCTCCGAGCAAGTCTCTGCCGCCTTCGACCATCCGATCGAGGTGGGCTTCGCCGACCGCCGCTGGTCGGCCCGCGCAGTCCGGTCCGGTGCGGTGCTCGGCTGA
- a CDS encoding Ldh family oxidoreductase has product MPEPPDSTTVSLPITELRDLCIAAITAAGGSTALAQSLAEATVAAERRGKTAVGTAHLFDYLDGLEAGRINGQAQPRVTNRLPAAHHVDADRGTAQLAFDAVVDDFAASAAKLGISVLNISNAFTAGELGYYTTRLAERGLVALAGANSPALMSLFSSPGSATGTNPFSFAVPHADGPRMFDQATSATAWVNVRDAADRSEAIPEGWAQDPNGAATVDAEAALAGSLLPFGGVKGSNVALMIELLAVHGGGRFSVDAPAFDSGQENPGTGLFVIAIAADAFDPDYSKRVAEHLDRLHSQFGVDFGRKRSLDVVELPRELHSPLLSRG; this is encoded by the coding sequence ATGCCGGAGCCTCCTGATTCCACGACCGTGTCCCTGCCGATCACCGAACTGCGCGACCTGTGCATCGCTGCGATCACCGCGGCCGGCGGGTCGACCGCACTGGCGCAGTCCCTGGCCGAGGCGACCGTGGCCGCAGAGCGCCGCGGCAAGACCGCCGTCGGCACGGCGCACCTCTTCGACTACCTCGATGGGCTCGAAGCCGGCCGCATCAACGGGCAGGCACAGCCGCGAGTGACGAATCGTCTGCCCGCAGCACACCATGTCGACGCCGACCGCGGCACTGCGCAGCTCGCGTTCGACGCAGTTGTCGATGACTTCGCCGCGTCTGCCGCGAAACTCGGCATCTCGGTCCTCAACATCTCCAATGCCTTCACTGCCGGCGAACTCGGCTATTACACGACACGGCTTGCCGAGCGAGGCCTGGTGGCGCTGGCAGGGGCCAACTCACCGGCGCTGATGTCGCTGTTCAGCTCACCGGGCTCGGCGACCGGAACGAACCCCTTCTCTTTCGCCGTTCCCCATGCCGACGGCCCGCGCATGTTCGATCAGGCGACCAGTGCGACCGCCTGGGTCAACGTCCGCGACGCCGCCGATCGGTCAGAGGCGATCCCCGAAGGGTGGGCACAGGACCCGAACGGGGCGGCCACGGTCGATGCCGAGGCCGCCCTCGCCGGTTCCCTGCTGCCGTTCGGTGGAGTCAAGGGCAGCAATGTCGCCCTCATGATCGAGCTCCTCGCCGTCCACGGCGGGGGCCGCTTCTCCGTCGACGCACCCGCCTTCGACTCGGGACAGGAGAACCCGGGCACGGGACTGTTCGTCATCGCGATCGCGGCAGACGCCTTCGACCCCGACTACTCGAAGCGGGTCGCCGAGCACCTCGATCGTCTGCACTCGCAGTTCGGCGTCGATTTCGGTCGCAAACGCAGCCTCGACGTCGTCGAACTGCCCCGCGAGCTCCATTCACCTCTCCTCAGCCGCGGCTGA
- a CDS encoding IclR family transcriptional regulator codes for MHDAADSNEDLREEYRIKMRGRLLRRSASFNVAHAVDSLEPGTGAQSIQRALTLLNLVGLIAGERREGASLSELASISGRPKASVHRMLQALIAMGYVERLEEGGYRLGVQSQILGQLAQKSVDPLVTESESSLLRLAELSQDTVFLTLRTGSYSICARREEGFGEIFNNALSVGDRHPLGIGAGSLAILSELSPAEVDAQFEANAEILAERYPKVSVPHLRDIIDQARIDGFVHNPGLFAKGSWAVAVPLRIRGSRPQAALSIASIADRVTGSRVERLVALLRREAKAIAEALSSHPVHDLNSGDL; via the coding sequence ATGCATGATGCCGCCGATTCGAATGAGGACCTCCGCGAGGAGTACCGCATCAAGATGCGCGGTCGGCTTCTGCGCCGGTCCGCGTCCTTCAATGTCGCCCACGCCGTCGACAGTCTCGAACCCGGTACCGGCGCACAGAGCATCCAACGCGCGCTGACTCTGCTCAACCTCGTCGGCCTCATCGCCGGTGAGAGGCGCGAGGGTGCGAGCCTGTCCGAGCTCGCGTCGATCAGCGGCCGCCCGAAGGCCAGCGTCCACCGCATGCTCCAGGCGCTCATCGCCATGGGCTACGTCGAACGCCTCGAAGAGGGCGGATACCGCCTCGGCGTGCAATCGCAGATCCTGGGTCAGCTGGCCCAGAAATCAGTGGATCCCCTGGTCACGGAGTCCGAGTCGAGTCTGCTGCGCTTGGCCGAACTCAGTCAGGACACCGTGTTCCTCACTCTGCGCACCGGCAGCTATTCGATCTGCGCCCGCCGCGAGGAGGGCTTCGGTGAGATCTTCAATAATGCCTTGTCCGTGGGCGACCGACACCCCTTGGGCATCGGGGCCGGATCGCTGGCGATCCTCTCCGAGCTCTCCCCCGCCGAGGTGGACGCCCAGTTCGAGGCCAACGCCGAGATCCTTGCCGAAAGGTATCCGAAGGTCTCCGTCCCGCATCTGCGCGACATCATCGATCAGGCCCGCATCGACGGCTTCGTCCACAATCCGGGGCTCTTCGCCAAGGGGTCGTGGGCGGTGGCGGTGCCGCTGCGCATCCGCGGCTCCCGCCCGCAGGCGGCTCTGTCGATCGCTTCGATCGCCGATCGCGTCACGGGTTCACGGGTCGAACGCCTCGTCGCTCTGCTGCGCCGGGAGGCGAAGGCCATCGCCGAGGCGCTGAGCTCCCATCCCGTCCACGACCTGAACTCCGGCGACCTCTGA
- the purU gene encoding formyltetrahydrofolate deformylase: MQDYIFTLECAERPGITHAVTGALLTHGGDIKELKQFDDQSTQQLFLRIDFSVSDEPGNGVEALRTDFEEIGEQFGATWQLWPQGEKRRVLIMVSKFEHCLNDLLFRARVGELPIEIAAVVSNHPDHRELVEWHHIPFFRIPVTKETKPEAEAKLLELVDRFEVDLVVLARYMQILSDDLARELTGRAINIHHSFLPSFKGAKPYHQAWERGVKTVGATAHFVNSELDEGPIIAQQLVEVDHAFTPEDLVAAGRDAECKALSNAVKWHCDGRVFLSGKRTIVLR, from the coding sequence ATGCAGGACTACATCTTCACCCTCGAATGCGCTGAGCGCCCCGGAATCACCCACGCCGTGACCGGTGCCCTGCTCACCCACGGCGGAGACATCAAGGAACTCAAACAGTTCGACGACCAGTCGACCCAGCAGCTGTTCCTGCGCATCGACTTCAGCGTCTCCGACGAGCCCGGCAACGGTGTCGAGGCTCTGCGGACCGACTTCGAAGAGATCGGCGAGCAGTTCGGCGCGACCTGGCAGCTGTGGCCGCAGGGGGAGAAGCGGCGGGTGCTCATCATGGTCTCGAAGTTCGAGCACTGCCTCAACGATCTGCTCTTCCGCGCCCGCGTCGGCGAACTGCCGATCGAGATCGCCGCCGTCGTATCGAACCACCCCGATCATCGTGAGCTCGTCGAATGGCACCACATCCCCTTCTTCCGGATCCCCGTGACGAAGGAGACGAAGCCCGAGGCCGAGGCGAAGCTGCTCGAACTCGTCGACCGATTCGAGGTCGACCTCGTGGTGCTCGCCCGCTATATGCAGATCCTCTCCGACGACCTCGCCCGCGAACTCACCGGACGGGCCATCAACATCCATCACTCGTTCCTGCCGTCCTTCAAGGGTGCGAAGCCCTACCACCAGGCGTGGGAGCGCGGAGTGAAGACCGTCGGGGCGACCGCGCACTTCGTCAACTCCGAACTCGACGAAGGTCCGATCATCGCCCAGCAGCTCGTCGAGGTCGACCATGCTTTCACCCCCGAGGACCTCGTGGCCGCCGGCCGCGATGCCGAATGCAAGGCGCTGTCCAATGCCGTGAAGTGGCACTGCGACGGTCGAGTGTTCCTCTCGGGCAAGAGGACCATCGTCCTGCGCTGA
- a CDS encoding serine/threonine dehydratase encodes MTELTYPDIEAAAARIAGRVRPVTVASAQPGNLAEAASPTAAAWSSGPAEDPSASGLLFALEFMQYTGTFKARGAQNFIRAHLEEGTFPEAGVTIASGGNAGLACAWAARAAGVPATVFLPANAPEVKVDRLRSYGAEVVLTGSEYAEAAAACQDFVDSSGALASHAYDHPLIAAGAGTLMTEILTQVPDLDTVVVSVGGGGLFAGVATAATYHGVRTVAVEPENCRALGAALEAGEPVDVTVDSVAADSLGARRATPLALDAARSDLVTSVLASDKAIIGARQHLWGDHRLAVEHAAATALAGISGTDESKTSGGYVPAAGEKVCVVLCGANTSLGDL; translated from the coding sequence ATGACAGAGCTGACGTATCCCGACATCGAAGCCGCCGCAGCCCGGATCGCCGGACGAGTCCGACCGGTCACCGTCGCGTCCGCGCAGCCCGGGAACCTCGCCGAGGCGGCCTCCCCCACCGCGGCTGCGTGGAGTTCCGGTCCTGCCGAGGACCCAAGCGCATCCGGCCTGCTCTTCGCCCTCGAGTTCATGCAGTACACGGGCACTTTCAAGGCCCGCGGTGCGCAGAACTTCATCCGGGCCCACCTCGAGGAGGGCACCTTCCCCGAGGCGGGAGTGACGATCGCCTCGGGCGGGAACGCGGGGCTGGCCTGCGCCTGGGCGGCCCGTGCCGCCGGTGTGCCCGCGACCGTCTTCCTCCCCGCGAATGCGCCGGAGGTCAAGGTCGATCGTCTGCGCTCCTACGGTGCCGAGGTGGTGCTGACGGGCAGCGAATACGCCGAGGCGGCCGCGGCCTGCCAGGACTTCGTCGACTCATCGGGGGCGTTGGCTTCGCACGCCTACGACCATCCGCTCATCGCCGCCGGCGCGGGCACGCTGATGACCGAGATTCTCACGCAGGTGCCCGACCTCGACACGGTCGTCGTCTCCGTCGGAGGCGGCGGACTGTTCGCCGGAGTCGCGACAGCCGCGACTTATCACGGGGTGCGCACGGTGGCGGTCGAACCGGAGAACTGTCGCGCGCTGGGTGCCGCGCTGGAAGCGGGCGAGCCGGTCGACGTCACGGTCGATTCGGTGGCGGCGGATTCGCTCGGTGCCCGTCGGGCCACACCGCTGGCACTGGACGCGGCGCGGTCGGACCTGGTCACCTCGGTGCTGGCCAGCGATAAGGCGATCATCGGCGCCCGGCAGCATCTGTGGGGCGATCACCGGCTGGCGGTCGAACATGCGGCGGCCACGGCTCTGGCGGGGATCAGCGGCACCGACGAGTCGAAGACGTCCGGCGGCTATGTTCCGGCTGCGGGAGAGAAAGTCTGCGTCGTCCTCTGCGGGGCGAACACGAGCCTCGGCGATCTCTGA
- a CDS encoding GntR family transcriptional regulator — translation MSETQTEIGPRVGDQVFEALQASILSGEYRSGDRLRIRQLAASLGTSVMPVRESLARLEAVGLVETSPHRGAVVRTFTAEELLQIYSVRRILEVEATVQGAQKLDEVGRARLDEEFAAMEAALDSGDASKYLDHDEELLATIYSASGNPVLAETIRALWLRCRAYKLVGARLEIAAADTVPLLKHQRRLMDAVDAGDPAAAAEVTEESFDDAVRRIRAGLGDQAAV, via the coding sequence ATGAGCGAGACCCAGACCGAGATCGGCCCGCGCGTCGGCGATCAGGTGTTCGAGGCGCTGCAGGCGAGCATTCTCTCAGGCGAATATCGCAGCGGGGACCGTCTGCGGATCCGCCAGCTCGCGGCGTCCCTGGGCACGAGCGTCATGCCCGTGCGGGAGTCGCTGGCCCGGCTCGAGGCGGTCGGGCTCGTCGAGACCAGCCCGCACCGTGGAGCGGTGGTCAGGACCTTCACCGCCGAGGAGCTGCTGCAGATCTACTCCGTGCGTCGCATCCTCGAGGTCGAGGCGACGGTCCAGGGTGCTCAGAAGCTCGATGAGGTGGGCCGGGCACGATTGGATGAGGAATTCGCGGCGATGGAGGCGGCTCTCGACTCCGGCGATGCCTCGAAGTACCTCGACCACGACGAAGAGCTGCTTGCGACGATCTATTCTGCCTCGGGCAATCCCGTCCTCGCCGAGACGATCCGGGCTCTGTGGCTGCGATGCCGGGCCTACAAGCTCGTCGGAGCGAGGCTCGAGATCGCGGCTGCGGACACGGTGCCGCTGCTCAAACATCAGCGCCGACTCATGGACGCCGTCGACGCGGGAGACCCCGCAGCAGCCGCCGAGGTGACCGAGGAGTCCTTCGACGACGCCGTCCGTCGTATTCGTGCGGGACTGGGAGATCAAGCCGCCGTCTAG
- a CDS encoding PucR family transcriptional regulator encodes MVANPLVLRIVDRVRATLPATVQRSVSRTWREVPAYPASPDKNLAEDLTAHTYTVFEAALTPLEEGRRATAEDFPITASQARRRLRQGVTLPDFLTGFRIGQETLWEAIVDASDSEKETRDEALHIAIHVMSVIEVGSSVGAVAYLETQQLEMAEGDRVRRDLVDDLLSGRRLAPGPSADLAEVSDLRPDSRVLVATATAQTPLHDDRGKREVLTALRSVFDVGRRGIAVVLQDQIVGITPVTSDGASTLADLERVHRELSCTGTDLCVGTSTVHEGLDRVPEAYREAVLAKESLGGMPGVRSLHALTPLDYLVTLDDEVAHRLIRPELSRFVEDDLAAGGVLIETLLEYAACDLNAKLAAEHLHVHVNTAYYRLDTAAERTGRNVRSFTDLQETIIAIRMLTARGNVPTSN; translated from the coding sequence ATGGTCGCCAATCCACTCGTCCTGCGCATCGTCGACCGTGTCCGAGCAACGCTGCCGGCCACGGTCCAGCGTTCGGTCAGCCGCACTTGGCGGGAAGTGCCCGCTTATCCGGCCAGCCCGGACAAGAATCTCGCCGAGGATCTCACCGCGCATACGTACACCGTCTTCGAGGCCGCGCTCACCCCCTTGGAGGAGGGCCGCCGCGCGACCGCCGAGGACTTCCCGATCACCGCCTCCCAGGCCCGGCGGCGACTGCGGCAGGGAGTGACCTTGCCGGACTTCCTCACCGGTTTCCGGATCGGTCAGGAGACCTTGTGGGAAGCGATCGTCGATGCCTCGGATTCCGAGAAGGAGACCCGCGACGAGGCGCTGCACATCGCCATCCACGTCATGAGCGTCATCGAGGTCGGCAGCTCCGTCGGCGCCGTCGCCTACCTCGAGACCCAACAGCTGGAGATGGCCGAGGGCGACCGGGTCCGTCGCGACCTCGTCGATGATCTGCTCTCCGGTCGCCGCTTAGCACCGGGGCCCAGTGCGGACCTCGCCGAGGTGTCCGACCTCCGCCCGGATTCGCGTGTGCTCGTCGCCACAGCCACCGCGCAGACTCCGCTGCATGATGATCGGGGCAAGCGCGAGGTCCTCACGGCCCTGCGCTCGGTCTTCGATGTCGGCCGTCGCGGCATCGCCGTGGTCCTCCAGGATCAGATCGTCGGCATCACCCCGGTGACCTCCGACGGGGCAAGCACCCTGGCCGATCTCGAACGGGTCCACCGGGAGCTGTCCTGCACGGGCACCGACCTGTGCGTGGGCACCTCCACCGTCCACGAAGGTCTGGACCGTGTGCCCGAGGCGTACCGCGAGGCCGTGCTCGCCAAGGAGAGCCTCGGCGGTATGCCGGGGGTCAGGTCGTTGCACGCGCTCACTCCGCTCGACTACCTCGTCACCCTCGACGACGAGGTCGCCCACCGCCTCATCCGCCCCGAACTGAGCCGGTTCGTCGAGGACGATCTCGCCGCCGGCGGTGTCCTCATCGAGACGCTGCTCGAATATGCGGCCTGCGACCTCAACGCCAAACTCGCCGCCGAACATCTCCACGTCCACGTGAACACCGCCTACTACCGGCTCGACACCGCCGCCGAACGCACGGGCCGCAACGTCCGCAGCTTCACCGATCTGCAGGAGACGATCATCGCCATCCGCATGCTCACCGCGCGCGGAAACGTCCCGACCTCGAATTGA
- a CDS encoding L-serine ammonia-lyase, with protein MSLGVLDLFSIGIGPSSSHTVGPMRAAVRFVDELAEAGLLERVDAVRIGLFGSLGATGIGHGSDSAVLAGLSGKEPETLDPDSVGPLVAEIRETGSLHLGGRKDVPFDVASDLTLHLRESLPGHPNGMRISAEADGELIERDYYSVGGGFVVTADELAAEKDAAEAIDAAGDGPGSGGDGPGAAGRGGDVIPFSTADELLEQCRIRGLSIAELMAVNERARQTDETLRARLLEIWAVMRECVHNGCTRTETTLPGGLKVRRRAPELKAKLEAADYRASGSLDALEWVNLYALAVNEENASGGRIVTAPTNGAAGIIPAVLHYMDRFVTGDEGAGSAAGASAADDAVVTFLLTAGAIGILFKRNASISGAEVGCQGEVGSACAMAAAGLCAVLGGTPEQVENAAEIGLEHNLGLTCDPVGGLVQVPCIERNAIASVKAINAARLAMHGDGSHRVSLDQATETMRQTGADMKSKYKETSRGGLAVNVVEC; from the coding sequence ATGAGTCTCGGGGTCCTCGATCTGTTCTCGATCGGCATCGGACCCTCGTCCTCGCACACGGTGGGACCGATGCGGGCGGCGGTGCGCTTCGTCGATGAACTCGCCGAGGCGGGTCTGCTCGAGCGTGTCGATGCGGTCCGCATCGGACTCTTCGGCTCCCTCGGTGCCACTGGCATCGGGCACGGTTCGGACTCCGCCGTGCTCGCGGGGCTGTCCGGGAAGGAACCCGAAACGCTCGATCCGGACTCCGTGGGCCCGCTGGTCGCCGAGATCCGTGAGACAGGGTCGCTCCACCTCGGCGGGCGAAAGGACGTGCCCTTCGACGTGGCGTCAGATCTCACCCTGCACCTGCGGGAATCCCTGCCCGGCCATCCCAATGGGATGCGCATCAGCGCCGAGGCGGACGGTGAGCTCATCGAGCGCGACTACTACTCCGTGGGCGGGGGATTCGTCGTCACCGCCGACGAACTCGCCGCGGAGAAGGACGCCGCCGAAGCGATCGATGCAGCCGGGGACGGGCCCGGATCCGGCGGCGACGGTCCCGGTGCGGCCGGTCGAGGTGGGGACGTCATCCCGTTCTCCACGGCCGATGAGCTGCTCGAGCAGTGTCGCATCCGCGGGCTGAGCATCGCCGAGCTCATGGCCGTCAACGAACGCGCCCGCCAGACTGATGAGACCCTGCGGGCCAGGCTGCTCGAGATCTGGGCGGTGATGCGCGAATGCGTGCACAACGGCTGCACCCGTACCGAGACGACCCTGCCCGGCGGACTCAAGGTGCGTCGCCGCGCCCCGGAACTGAAGGCGAAGCTCGAAGCCGCGGACTACCGGGCATCGGGATCGCTCGACGCCCTCGAATGGGTCAACCTCTATGCACTGGCCGTCAACGAGGAGAACGCCTCGGGCGGACGGATCGTCACCGCTCCGACGAACGGGGCGGCTGGCATCATCCCCGCAGTGCTCCATTACATGGACCGGTTCGTCACCGGTGACGAGGGAGCCGGCTCCGCCGCCGGTGCGAGTGCTGCCGACGATGCCGTGGTGACGTTCCTGCTCACCGCCGGGGCCATCGGGATCCTCTTCAAACGCAACGCGTCGATCTCCGGCGCCGAGGTGGGCTGCCAGGGCGAGGTCGGATCGGCCTGCGCGATGGCTGCCGCCGGACTGTGCGCCGTACTCGGCGGAACTCCCGAACAGGTGGAGAACGCCGCCGAGATCGGACTCGAACACAACCTCGGGCTGACCTGCGATCCAGTGGGCGGTCTCGTGCAGGTGCCGTGCATCGAACGCAATGCCATCGCTTCGGTGAAGGCGATCAATGCCGCCCGGCTGGCCATGCACGGCGACGGCTCCCATAGGGTGAGTCTCGACCAGGCGACCGAGACCATGCGGCAGACTGGAGCCGATATGAAATCGAAGTACAAGGAGACCTCGCGCGGCGGACTCGCCGTCAACGTCGTCGAATGCTGA
- a CDS encoding long-chain-fatty-acid--CoA ligase, whose product MTNESRLEEAMTNLADNLTATASRHGQRPAVRLGDSVLTYAQLQDQAQRVATMLKDRGIGPGDRVGLVLPNVLEFPVLFYGALSVGAIVVPMNPLLKDREVQYYLEDSGAQIVFAWKDMAGEAGKAAAAVGIECVRVDPADFADQLAAFDPTPEVVSRADDDTVVLLYTSGTTGQPKGAELTHFNMMTNAAVTAETLTFLTEDDMVMGCLPLFHCFGLTCGLNASVLSGSCLALIPRFDPIEALETIQEAKVSIFIGVPTMYARMLNAEGRENFDVSSLRSCISGGSAMPVEVMKNFESAFGCIILEGYGLSETSPVACFNQPGMERKTGTIGVPVRGVEMKLVDDDDNDVPVGEIGEIAIKGEPVMKGYWGRPEATEVAIRDGWFHSGDLAEQDEDGFFTIVDRKKDLIIRGGYNVYPREVEEALYEHEAVAEAAVIGIANDDLGEEIGAAVALKAGSSVDAEALREFAKSRVAAYKYPRNVWIVDGLPKGPTGKILRREITSPEDAVS is encoded by the coding sequence ATGACGAACGAATCACGCCTGGAGGAAGCCATGACCAACCTCGCCGACAATCTCACCGCCACCGCAAGCCGGCACGGGCAGCGACCTGCCGTCCGCCTCGGCGATTCCGTGCTGACGTATGCTCAGCTGCAGGACCAGGCGCAGCGGGTGGCGACGATGCTCAAGGACAGGGGAATCGGGCCCGGCGACCGCGTCGGACTCGTCCTGCCCAACGTCCTCGAATTTCCCGTCCTCTTCTATGGTGCACTGTCCGTCGGCGCGATCGTCGTGCCGATGAACCCGCTGCTCAAGGACCGTGAGGTGCAGTACTACCTCGAAGATTCCGGGGCTCAGATCGTCTTCGCGTGGAAGGATATGGCGGGTGAGGCCGGGAAGGCAGCGGCCGCGGTCGGCATCGAATGCGTGCGCGTCGACCCCGCCGACTTCGCCGATCAGCTGGCTGCCTTCGACCCGACACCTGAGGTGGTGTCCCGCGCCGACGACGACACCGTCGTGCTTCTCTACACCTCGGGCACCACCGGGCAGCCGAAGGGCGCGGAACTCACCCACTTCAATATGATGACGAACGCGGCCGTCACCGCCGAGACCCTCACCTTCCTCACCGAGGACGATATGGTCATGGGCTGCCTGCCGCTGTTCCACTGCTTCGGCCTGACCTGCGGACTCAATGCGTCTGTGCTCAGCGGATCCTGCCTGGCCCTCATCCCGCGCTTCGACCCGATCGAGGCCCTCGAGACCATACAGGAGGCGAAGGTCAGCATCTTCATCGGTGTGCCGACGATGTACGCGCGGATGCTCAACGCAGAGGGGCGGGAGAACTTCGACGTGTCCAGCCTGCGCTCCTGCATCTCCGGAGGATCGGCGATGCCGGTCGAGGTGATGAAGAACTTCGAATCCGCTTTCGGCTGCATCATCTTGGAAGGCTACGGCCTGTCCGAGACCTCGCCAGTGGCCTGCTTCAACCAGCCGGGCATGGAACGCAAGACCGGCACCATCGGTGTGCCAGTGCGCGGAGTCGAGATGAAGCTCGTCGACGATGACGACAATGACGTTCCCGTCGGTGAGATCGGTGAGATCGCGATCAAGGGTGAGCCCGTGATGAAGGGGTACTGGGGGCGTCCGGAGGCGACAGAGGTGGCCATCCGCGACGGATGGTTCCACTCCGGCGACCTCGCCGAGCAGGACGAGGACGGCTTCTTCACGATCGTCGACCGGAAGAAGGACCTCATCATCCGCGGCGGCTACAACGTCTATCCGCGTGAGGTCGAGGAAGCGCTCTACGAGCACGAAGCCGTCGCCGAGGCGGCTGTGATCGGCATCGCGAACGATGACCTCGGTGAGGAGATCGGGGCCGCCGTCGCCCTCAAAGCCGGCAGTTCCGTCGATGCTGAGGCGCTGCGGGAGTTCGCGAAATCGCGTGTCGCCGCATACAAGTACCCCCGCAACGTGTGGATCGTCGACGGGCTGCCCAAGGGCCCGACCGGCAAGATCCTCCGCCGCGAGATCACGTCACCGGAGGATGCGGTGAGCTGA